ACGGTCGCTGCCGGAACCAGGTGCCAAGACGACTTATGTCGCCAAGGATGAAACCGTTGTTCTTTCCATTTCCTCAACGGCGACAAAAGCTCAATTCATTCCTTCCGTTATGCCCGGCGTGAAAATCAAGGCAATTCCGCCAATTCAATCCATTCCCGTTCAGGGCCGCTTGGAGGTGACGATCCCAGTCGAAATCAGACCACAAGACTCGCTGGGGAAGGCACTTATATTCAAGGGCCTGATTTTATATGGTGATTCCAAAGGTGACCGCTGCGAAACGATCCGTTTTTCCCTGAACAAAGAAGCTGCAACGCATTAGGGATATACTGCGTAGTTCTATTATCGAACTTCCAGTTTTTAGCACTTTTAACCACCCCTCGAAAGGATTCACTCAATGAAGCACAGCCGTATCACTCCGATTCTCGCATGTTCCGCCCTCTTGTTCTGCGCCGCCAGCTACTCCATGGCCGACGACACCAAGAAGGACAAGGGAACCCAGACCGCCCCCACCGGCAAGGACAAGGCCGAGCACAAGGACAAGGCGGATCACAAGGACAACAAGAAGGTCAAGGTCGGCGACAAGGTCTCCAACTTCACCATGACCGATGCCTCCGGCAAGAGCCTGCAGTTCAGCGACTTCGCCGGCAAGACCGTCGTCCTTGAGTGGTGCAATCCCGAGTGCCCGGTCTGCCAGGCCGTGACCAAGGGCGGACTCGTTACCAAGATGATCACCGATGCCAAGGCGATCGATCCGAACGTCGTGTTCGTCATGGTCAACAGCACCGCCAAGACCGCCGGCGATCCGAAGTCCACTACCTCCTATCTTGAGGCCAACAAGGTCTCGACCAACGCGGTCGTGATCGACGGCAGCGGCGTCATCGGCAAGATGTTCGACGCCAAGACCACCCCGCACATGTTCGTCATCGATTCCAAGGGCACGCTGGTGTACTCCGGCGCGTTCGACGACAGCGCGGACAACGGCCAGACTCCTGGCAAGACCAACTACGTCTTGAACGCCCTGACCCAGCTCAAGGAAGGCAAGGCGGTTTCGCCCTCCGAGACCAAGGCCTACGGCTGCGGCGTGAAATACGGCAGCGAGAAGGCCGAGAAGAAGGGCTGAATCCTTCGAAATTGAATTGACAAGGGGCCCGACCATCCGGTCGGGCCCCTTTTGTTTTTGCCCTTGCCGAAGGGCGGCATCGTCCGCTGCTTAGACGTTCAGCGGCATGATCACGTAGGTGAATTCCTGACCGATGCGGAGCACGCCGGGCTTGTTGGTGGCCTTGAGCTCGATGGTGACCTCGGTCGCATCGACGATCTTGAGCGCGTCGATGATGTAGTGGGGATTGAATCCGACCTCGATCGCCTCGCCCTGGAATCCGCTCAGCGGCATGGTGATCTCCGAGTCGCCGACATCCGGCGAGCTGCTCGAGAGGGTCAGCTGCGTCGGGGTGAAGCTCATCTTGACGCCCTTGCTCTGCTCGCTGGTCAGAACGCTCGAACGGCGCACGGCGGCGGTCAGCGCCGCGACGTCGCAGGTGACGCGGCGGTCGTGCTCCTTGGGGATCACGTCGTCGAAAGGCGGGAAGGTGCCCTCGATCAGGCTGGTCACCAGCTTGGCGGCGTCGGGACCCTTGCCGATGGAGAAGACCAGGCGGCCCTCCGCCTTGGAAATCTCGATGGGATCCTCCGGGTCGACGGAAAGTCGATTGAGCAGATTGAGCGCCTTGGTCGGCACGATCACCGAGGAGTCGCTTTCGGTCGCGGAAAGGCATTCGCCCTTGGCCACCGCCAGGCGGCGGCCGTCGGTGCCCACCAGGCGGAGGCGCTTGCCCACGCGTTCCACCAGGACGCCGCCGATGGCGTAGCGATTGTTCTCCACCGCTGTGGCGAAGATGGTGCGTCCGACCAGCTTGCGGAAGGCCCCGGCGCTGACGGTGCACTCGGGCTTTGAGTTGAGCTGCGGCGGAGCCGGAAATTCCTTGGGATCGAAGCCGTGCACGTTGAAGCGCATGCCCTCGGCCTTGATCGAGAGGACCGACTTGTTCGATTCAAACGCCAGGGTGGAGCCGGCGCATTCCCGCGCGATCTGCGAGAGTCGCTCGGCGGGCACCAGGGCCTCGCCGGGGGATTTCACGTCGACGCTGGCCACTGGAATCTCGAGCGAGATGTCCTTGTCCGCGGCCTGCAGGTGCAGCCGGCCGTCCTTGGCGGTCAGCTTGATGCAGAGAAGGGCGGGCACATTGCCTCGTGTGGCGACGACCGCCGCGGCAATCTGCACGGCGTCGACGAAAGCGGCACGGTCGCAAATCAGTTTCATTTGATCAGGCATAAGGAGTGGTTCCCGGGCCGGAATAGCCCAACCGGAAGTGTAACCAGCATAAAAATTCCGGTGGCCCGCCGCCGGAGCACTCGACCGAGGTGTTTCCGCAGCCTAAACTCGCGGGATGATTCTGCGCGTCTTGCGGGCCTTGAATCGCTCCTATCCGTTCGTGGTGTTCTTCGGATACCTGGCCGCCTTCGTGCTGGCGTTCATCTGCATGTTCTCTTTTCCGCTGGGCGCGCTGGTCTTGGTGATCGGCAGTGTGCTCAGCC
This portion of the Planctomycetota bacterium genome encodes:
- the dnaN gene encoding DNA polymerase III subunit beta — translated: MKLICDRAAFVDAVQIAAAVVATRGNVPALLCIKLTAKDGRLHLQAADKDISLEIPVASVDVKSPGEALVPAERLSQIARECAGSTLAFESNKSVLSIKAEGMRFNVHGFDPKEFPAPPQLNSKPECTVSAGAFRKLVGRTIFATAVENNRYAIGGVLVERVGKRLRLVGTDGRRLAVAKGECLSATESDSSVIVPTKALNLLNRLSVDPEDPIEISKAEGRLVFSIGKGPDAAKLVTSLIEGTFPPFDDVIPKEHDRRVTCDVAALTAAVRRSSVLTSEQSKGVKMSFTPTQLTLSSSSPDVGDSEITMPLSGFQGEAIEVGFNPHYIIDALKIVDATEVTIELKATNKPGVLRIGQEFTYVIMPLNV
- a CDS encoding redoxin family protein, translating into MKHSRITPILACSALLFCAASYSMADDTKKDKGTQTAPTGKDKAEHKDKADHKDNKKVKVGDKVSNFTMTDASGKSLQFSDFAGKTVVLEWCNPECPVCQAVTKGGLVTKMITDAKAIDPNVVFVMVNSTAKTAGDPKSTTSYLEANKVSTNAVVIDGSGVIGKMFDAKTTPHMFVIDSKGTLVYSGAFDDSADNGQTPGKTNYVLNALTQLKEGKAVSPSETKAYGCGVKYGSEKAEKKG